The following proteins come from a genomic window of Terribacillus aidingensis:
- the ligD gene encoding DNA ligase D → MQVMKPIYRDDCPVGEGWIYEVKYDGFRAVLTVANDNVTLTSKNGVDLSPQFPEIISYAEQHMSLVDKHIPFSIDGELIIPKNALSGDFGLLQTRGRLKSADRINQIASNRPAVLMAFDLLIDRGKNQEKRRLTSRKQALQELIDLFNNHSGAIRYVDYSLDSSSLMDSVILHQGEGIIAKRSASTYKTGKQHHDWYKIKNWRTITAILTGYDKENDYFHAQLSDGTGHFVPIGKCKHGMEETERSTLTAFFKENGKTENNLLLLPPAVCAKINCLGQADEELREPRFHSLAPTVAAADCTEQQAAIDLAQFPQSVELSKLDKLYWEEAQIDKLRYLLYIRTVAPFMLPHMINREMTIIRCPDGIEADFFYQKHRPDYAPDFIPDTKSLQCPDLQTLIWFANHGSIEFHAPFHHIGNEFPREIAIDLDPPTDDALPLAIKAANLLKNWLDQMQLSSFIKTSGSKGLQLYIPLPENQLTYEQAGTFTEALARLLVQQHPDLFTIERMKKNRHERLYIDYVQFGMGKTLPVPYTARKRSSGTVSTPLFWEEVRQGLSLEDFTIFTVPERLRQKGCPFASYGEARNSQRLDSIIQLV, encoded by the coding sequence ATGCAGGTAATGAAACCAATCTATCGAGATGATTGTCCGGTCGGGGAAGGATGGATTTATGAGGTAAAGTATGACGGATTTAGAGCAGTTCTGACAGTTGCAAATGACAATGTGACACTGACAAGCAAAAATGGAGTCGATTTATCTCCCCAATTCCCCGAGATCATCTCGTATGCTGAACAGCATATGAGTTTAGTGGATAAGCACATTCCTTTCTCAATTGATGGTGAACTGATCATACCTAAAAATGCACTTAGCGGTGATTTTGGTTTGCTTCAAACACGCGGCAGATTGAAATCAGCTGATCGAATCAACCAGATTGCGTCTAACCGCCCTGCTGTGCTGATGGCCTTTGATTTGCTAATTGACCGTGGTAAGAATCAGGAAAAACGGCGGCTGACTTCCAGGAAGCAAGCATTACAGGAGCTGATCGACCTATTCAATAATCATTCAGGAGCTATACGGTACGTGGATTATTCCTTAGACTCATCTTCTTTGATGGATTCTGTCATTTTGCATCAGGGTGAAGGCATCATAGCTAAACGCTCAGCGAGTACATATAAGACTGGAAAGCAGCATCATGACTGGTATAAGATAAAGAATTGGCGTACAATTACTGCGATCCTGACAGGATATGATAAGGAAAATGATTATTTCCATGCACAGCTGTCAGATGGAACAGGTCATTTCGTGCCGATCGGAAAATGCAAGCATGGGATGGAAGAAACAGAGCGAAGCACACTGACAGCTTTTTTTAAGGAAAATGGAAAAACAGAAAATAATCTCCTGCTTCTCCCTCCAGCAGTTTGCGCCAAGATAAATTGCCTCGGGCAGGCGGACGAGGAATTACGCGAACCTAGATTCCATAGTTTAGCCCCCACAGTGGCAGCAGCCGATTGCACAGAACAGCAAGCAGCTATAGATCTTGCCCAGTTTCCGCAATCAGTCGAGCTGAGCAAACTGGACAAGCTATATTGGGAAGAAGCACAGATTGATAAGCTGCGTTATCTGCTTTATATTCGGACCGTAGCACCATTCATGCTGCCTCATATGATAAATCGGGAGATGACGATTATCCGCTGCCCCGACGGAATTGAAGCGGACTTTTTCTATCAGAAGCACAGACCTGATTATGCACCTGATTTTATTCCAGATACGAAGTCATTGCAGTGTCCGGATTTGCAGACGTTGATTTGGTTCGCAAACCACGGAAGTATCGAATTTCATGCACCATTTCATCATATCGGAAATGAGTTTCCCCGGGAAATCGCAATTGATCTTGATCCGCCAACGGATGATGCACTTCCTCTGGCTATCAAGGCTGCAAATTTGCTTAAGAACTGGCTGGATCAAATGCAGCTCTCTTCGTTTATCAAAACCTCTGGCAGCAAAGGGTTGCAGCTGTACATCCCGTTACCGGAAAACCAGCTTACTTACGAACAAGCAGGCACCTTTACAGAAGCTTTAGCAAGATTACTCGTCCAACAGCATCCAGATCTTTTCACAATTGAACGAATGAAGAAAAATCGCCATGAGCGTTTGTATATCGATTATGTTCAGTTCGGTATGGGAAAAACACTGCCAGTTCCATACACGGCACGAAAACGCAGCAGCGGCACTGTCAGTACTCCATTGTTTTGGGAGGAAGTTAGACAGGGGCTATCTCTTGAGGACTTCACCATTTTCACTGTGCCAGAGCGCTTACGCCAAAAAGGCTGCCCCTTCGCTTCCTATGGGGAAGCCAGGAACAGCCAAAGGTTGGATTCTATTATCCAATTGGTATGA
- a CDS encoding aminopeptidase, which yields MKKFEEQLRQFAKLAIQTGVNLQKGQGLLLVAPIESVRFTRMVAEEAYKAGAKDVHTEWLDDELVVQRYTHAPIEALENVPAWKFHARNEMVKDNYAVLNILGENPDLLEKVDGSKVAAYMKAAGKGLTPYRDYMMKDKMQWSIVAYPTVAWSKKVFPDKSVEEAQEAMMEEILRISRVTGNEDPNAAWKAHNKQLHLAADYMNKQQFTKLIYKAKGTDLSIELPKGHIWSGGSGPTDAGVEFNANIPTEEVFTMPHKNGVNGTVSSTLPYNFNGQLIENFQLTFKDGEVVDYKAEKGQEALKNLLEADAGAKRLGEVALVPHKSPVSQSGLIFYNTLFDENASCHLALGKAYPTCIAGGNDMTAAELEAAGVNDSIMHEDFMIGSADLDIDGVKEDGTTVAVFRQGAWAFEFK from the coding sequence ATGAAAAAATTCGAAGAACAGCTTCGGCAATTTGCCAAACTGGCTATCCAGACCGGTGTTAATCTACAAAAAGGACAAGGACTTCTGCTTGTAGCACCGATTGAATCTGTTCGTTTCACGCGCATGGTAGCGGAAGAGGCGTATAAAGCAGGTGCTAAAGATGTACATACAGAGTGGTTAGATGATGAGTTGGTCGTTCAGCGTTATACACATGCTCCGATCGAAGCTTTGGAGAATGTACCTGCATGGAAATTTCATGCTCGTAACGAAATGGTCAAGGATAATTACGCAGTTCTGAATATTCTTGGTGAAAATCCTGATCTTTTGGAAAAAGTAGATGGATCCAAAGTTGCGGCATATATGAAAGCTGCTGGAAAAGGATTAACACCATATCGTGATTACATGATGAAGGACAAAATGCAATGGTCAATCGTTGCTTATCCGACCGTAGCATGGTCCAAGAAAGTGTTCCCGGACAAATCGGTCGAGGAAGCACAGGAAGCAATGATGGAAGAAATCCTGCGCATCAGCCGCGTTACAGGGAATGAAGATCCGAATGCTGCCTGGAAGGCGCATAACAAACAGCTGCACCTAGCTGCCGACTATATGAATAAGCAGCAGTTCACCAAATTGATTTATAAAGCAAAAGGTACAGATTTATCAATCGAGCTTCCAAAAGGGCATATTTGGAGCGGCGGTTCTGGTCCGACAGATGCAGGGGTCGAATTCAATGCCAATATCCCAACTGAAGAGGTATTCACAATGCCTCATAAGAATGGTGTGAACGGTACAGTCTCCAGTACACTGCCTTACAACTTCAATGGCCAGCTGATCGAGAATTTCCAGCTGACTTTCAAGGATGGCGAAGTGGTTGACTATAAGGCAGAAAAGGGCCAAGAAGCGCTGAAAAACCTTCTGGAAGCCGATGCTGGTGCTAAACGACTTGGCGAGGTAGCACTGGTTCCGCATAAGTCTCCAGTTTCACAATCCGGTTTGATTTTTTATAATACATTGTTCGATGAAAATGCTTCCTGCCACCTTGCATTAGGAAAAGCATATCCGACTTGTATTGCAGGCGGCAATGATATGACAGCTGCAGAACTCGAAGCAGCAGGCGTGAATGACAGCATCATGCATGAAGATTTCATGATCGGATCTGCAGATCTGGACATCGATGGCGTGAAAGAAGACGGCACTACTGTCGCAGTCTTCCGCCAAGGAGCATGGGCGTTCGAATTCAAATGA
- a CDS encoding zinc ABC transporter substrate-binding protein, which translates to MKKSLFLISTALLLVLLAACGNDDSQKSTEDRNLKVYTTIYPIQYFAERIGGDQVEVESVLPPGSDAHNFEPTSNQMVDIAKSDAFLYSSDELETYAKTIADAIGDKDVKIAQLADGINLLPFDEEHDHSHEATEEEHDHSHEATEEEHDHSHEATEDEHDHEEEATEEEHDHGSIDPHYWLDPERAKQMAENMKNTLVELDPDNETTYEDNYAAVAEELDELDQKFQHAVEGKDNKKIIVSHAAYGYWEDRYGIEQIAITGLSPTNEPSQQELEEIIHTAEDNKLNYVLFEQNISPKVATIVQDEIGADVLRIHNLETVTEDEIDADEDYFSLMDKNIETLEQALTNK; encoded by the coding sequence TTGAAGAAATCATTATTTTTAATCAGTACGGCCTTGCTTTTGGTTCTGCTTGCAGCTTGTGGAAATGACGACAGTCAAAAAAGCACAGAAGATCGAAATCTAAAGGTTTATACAACGATTTATCCAATTCAGTATTTTGCTGAACGAATTGGCGGCGACCAAGTGGAAGTGGAATCCGTACTTCCGCCTGGAAGTGATGCACATAACTTCGAGCCAACGTCGAATCAGATGGTGGATATCGCGAAATCAGATGCATTCCTCTATTCGAGTGATGAGCTGGAAACATACGCTAAAACAATTGCCGATGCGATAGGGGACAAAGATGTTAAGATAGCCCAATTAGCAGATGGTATCAACCTGCTTCCTTTCGACGAAGAGCACGATCATAGTCACGAAGCTACGGAAGAAGAGCACGATCACAGTCATGAGGCTACGGAAGAAGAGCATGATCATAGTCATGAGGCTACGGAAGATGAACATGATCATGAAGAAGAGGCAACAGAAGAAGAGCACGACCATGGAAGTATCGATCCGCATTACTGGCTTGATCCGGAACGTGCAAAGCAGATGGCAGAGAATATGAAAAATACACTTGTTGAGCTTGACCCAGATAATGAAACAACATACGAAGACAACTATGCAGCGGTAGCGGAAGAATTGGACGAGCTTGATCAGAAATTCCAACATGCTGTAGAAGGCAAGGATAACAAGAAAATCATCGTTTCTCATGCAGCGTATGGCTACTGGGAAGATCGTTATGGTATCGAACAAATTGCTATAACTGGTCTTTCACCGACAAATGAACCTTCACAGCAGGAATTAGAGGAAATCATCCATACTGCAGAAGATAACAAGCTGAACTATGTATTGTTCGAACAGAATATCTCGCCGAAGGTTGCAACCATCGTTCAAGATGAAATCGGAGCAGACGTACTCAGAATCCATAACCTGGAAACGGTCACAGAGGATGAAATTGATGCAGATGAAGATTACTTCAGTCTGATGGATAAAAATATCGAAACATTGGAGCAAGCTTTGACGAATAAGTAA
- a CDS encoding Fur family transcriptional regulator — protein sequence MNNERAMHILKENGFKQTKQREKLLDIFQKRSQYSAVNDLWKEFREDFPSASYDTVYRNLYTMAELGILEMTTIDGDKHFRFHCNIEGHHHHFICKQCGITKAIDVCPIADVKTVLPGGYTIENHNFEVYGICPACQ from the coding sequence ATGAATAATGAACGTGCGATGCATATTCTGAAAGAAAATGGCTTTAAACAGACAAAGCAGCGCGAAAAACTGCTGGATATTTTCCAGAAACGGTCCCAGTATTCTGCGGTGAATGATCTTTGGAAGGAATTTCGTGAGGACTTTCCGAGTGCCAGCTATGATACCGTGTACCGTAATCTTTATACGATGGCCGAACTTGGTATCCTGGAAATGACAACTATTGACGGAGATAAGCATTTCCGTTTCCATTGCAATATAGAAGGCCATCATCATCATTTCATCTGCAAACAATGCGGCATTACGAAAGCAATTGATGTTTGTCCTATAGCAGATGTGAAAACGGTGCTGCCAGGTGGCTATACTATAGAAAACCATAATTTCGAAGTGTATGGCATTTGCCCTGCCTGTCAATAA
- a CDS encoding OsmC family protein produces MSEHHFHLAAAWPGGRNSSGTIEAGNLKTEISIPPEMGGPGIGTNPDEMLLGAAATCYIITLAAMIERANLPLSSMKLESEGIVDETNGVITYKRIIHRPTVYLKEEATEKQFQMLEKLAVKSEESCMITRAIKGNVEVSLEADLNIEKKSL; encoded by the coding sequence ATGTCAGAACATCATTTTCATTTAGCGGCAGCCTGGCCGGGAGGAAGAAACAGCTCCGGTACAATAGAAGCAGGAAACCTGAAGACGGAAATTAGTATTCCGCCAGAAATGGGTGGTCCCGGCATCGGTACAAATCCAGATGAGATGCTGCTCGGAGCAGCGGCTACTTGCTATATCATCACGTTAGCAGCAATGATCGAACGTGCGAATTTGCCACTATCATCAATGAAACTGGAATCAGAAGGTATTGTTGACGAAACAAATGGCGTAATTACGTACAAGCGAATTATCCATAGACCTACAGTATATTTGAAAGAAGAAGCAACAGAGAAGCAATTCCAGATGCTGGAGAAGCTTGCCGTCAAGTCGGAAGAAAGCTGTATGATCACAAGAGCAATTAAAGGGAATGTGGAAGTAAGCTTAGAGGCAGACTTGAATATCGAGAAGAAATCATTATAA
- a CDS encoding TerC family protein, translating into MDAQLLLEYGWVLIVLVGLEGLLAADNALVLAIMVRHLPEDQRKKALFYGLMGAFVFRFLSLFVISFLVDVWQVQAIGAAYLLFISIKNLYDKFSAKNNDVANKKPKKESGFWMTVLKVELADIAFAVDSILAAVALAVALPPTGWGQVGSMDSGQFYVVFAGGIIGLIIMRFAANIFVDLLHSRPALEIAAFIIVGWVGVKLTVSTLAHDAVGVLPHDFAHSTTWKLIFYGVLVAIAVVGWIVSGKNKGDHKKEDSAGGTE; encoded by the coding sequence ATGGATGCACAATTACTTCTCGAGTATGGCTGGGTTCTGATTGTCCTTGTCGGACTTGAAGGACTGCTTGCAGCGGATAACGCATTAGTACTCGCAATCATGGTAAGGCATTTACCTGAAGATCAACGTAAAAAAGCACTTTTCTATGGATTAATGGGAGCATTTGTATTTAGATTCTTATCGCTATTCGTCATTTCTTTCCTTGTCGATGTATGGCAAGTACAGGCGATTGGTGCTGCGTATCTATTGTTCATATCCATAAAGAACCTGTACGACAAATTCAGTGCCAAGAACAATGATGTTGCTAACAAGAAGCCGAAAAAAGAGAGTGGCTTCTGGATGACTGTTTTGAAAGTCGAGCTTGCTGACATTGCTTTTGCAGTTGACTCCATTCTTGCTGCAGTAGCACTCGCTGTTGCACTTCCTCCGACTGGCTGGGGCCAGGTAGGAAGCATGGATAGCGGACAGTTTTATGTAGTCTTTGCAGGCGGTATCATTGGTCTGATCATTATGCGTTTTGCAGCTAACATTTTCGTGGACCTTCTCCACTCTAGACCAGCTTTGGAGATTGCAGCCTTTATTATCGTAGGTTGGGTAGGGGTTAAGCTCACAGTTAGTACACTTGCTCATGATGCTGTGGGTGTGTTGCCACATGACTTTGCTCATTCCACTACTTGGAAACTAATCTTCTATGGTGTATTGGTTGCAATTGCAGTAGTCGGCTGGATTGTGTCCGGTAAAAACAAAGGCGATCATAAAAAAGAGGATTCCGCTGGCGGAACTGAATAA
- a CDS encoding phospho-sugar mutase → MVWQDTYKKWTTFKALDPKYKEELTKLADDEAALEDAFYKELTFGTGGMRGVLGAGTNRMNIYTVRKAVEGLAVYMEKNISDYKERGVAVAYDSRYMSPEFADETARVLGAHGIRAHVFESLRPTPLLSFAVRHLNAAAGIMITASHNPPEYNGFKVYNEDGGQIPPEQAEAIIAEIAKVENELAVEVEDLETIRKNGLLHSIGEDVDSAYLKELKTISNMSDSAREQLDKLQIVFTPLHGTSHDLVLRGLDQLGFQNVHVVKEQAKPDPEFSTVESPNPEEHQAFTLAMEQGKEIGADVLIGTDPDADRLGVAVQDGNGAYQVLTGNQLGTLMLDYVLANASEADLRNGKLIKTIVTTEMGRAVAASYGVDTIDTLTGFKYIGEKIKQFETTDENFLFGYEESYGYLIGDFVRDKDAVQAAMIACEMAAHWRAQGKTLLEALHVLYEKHGFFLEDLHSITLKGKDGAEKIAAMMDAVRADTPQELGGLKVLTVEDYSTQTRRILESDTEEKITLPQENVIKLFLEKDSWVCLRPSGTEPKIKSYYGVNSASRESSLELLEKLKADLGKYLQ, encoded by the coding sequence ATGGTATGGCAAGATACATATAAGAAATGGACTACATTCAAAGCACTTGATCCGAAATATAAAGAGGAGCTGACGAAGCTTGCAGATGATGAAGCAGCTTTGGAGGATGCTTTCTATAAAGAATTAACATTTGGTACAGGCGGTATGCGTGGTGTGCTTGGTGCGGGTACAAACCGAATGAACATTTATACTGTCCGCAAAGCTGTAGAAGGTTTGGCTGTATATATGGAAAAGAACATTTCCGATTATAAAGAACGCGGCGTAGCTGTTGCGTATGACTCTCGTTACATGTCACCAGAGTTCGCGGATGAAACGGCACGTGTTCTTGGGGCTCATGGTATTCGGGCGCATGTATTTGAATCCCTGCGACCAACTCCGCTTCTATCATTCGCGGTACGTCATCTTAACGCTGCTGCTGGTATCATGATTACAGCAAGCCACAACCCACCTGAATATAATGGCTTTAAAGTGTATAACGAAGATGGCGGCCAAATTCCTCCCGAACAGGCAGAAGCTATTATTGCGGAAATTGCAAAAGTGGAAAACGAACTGGCTGTAGAGGTTGAAGATCTGGAAACTATCCGTAAAAACGGTTTGCTGCATTCGATCGGAGAAGATGTGGACAGTGCCTATCTGAAGGAACTGAAAACAATCTCTAATATGTCTGATTCTGCGAGAGAGCAATTGGACAAGCTCCAAATCGTGTTCACTCCGCTGCATGGTACATCCCATGATCTTGTTTTACGCGGTTTGGACCAGCTTGGCTTCCAAAATGTGCATGTGGTCAAAGAACAAGCAAAGCCGGATCCAGAGTTTTCTACAGTTGAATCTCCAAACCCAGAGGAGCATCAGGCTTTCACACTTGCTATGGAGCAAGGAAAGGAAATTGGAGCAGACGTCCTGATTGGAACTGATCCGGATGCAGACCGTCTAGGAGTTGCTGTACAGGACGGAAATGGTGCTTATCAAGTGCTGACTGGAAACCAGCTTGGTACATTGATGCTGGATTACGTGCTAGCGAATGCTTCAGAAGCTGATTTGCGTAACGGAAAACTAATCAAAACAATCGTAACGACTGAAATGGGACGTGCGGTAGCAGCTTCTTATGGTGTCGATACAATCGATACCCTTACTGGTTTCAAATATATCGGTGAAAAAATCAAGCAATTCGAAACAACAGACGAGAATTTCTTGTTTGGCTATGAAGAGAGCTATGGTTATTTGATCGGTGACTTTGTCCGTGACAAAGATGCTGTGCAGGCTGCTATGATCGCTTGCGAAATGGCTGCGCATTGGCGTGCTCAAGGGAAGACATTGCTTGAAGCATTGCATGTATTGTATGAGAAGCATGGCTTCTTCCTGGAAGATCTTCATTCCATTACATTAAAAGGCAAGGATGGCGCTGAGAAGATTGCCGCTATGATGGATGCTGTACGCGCAGACACACCACAAGAGCTCGGCGGCCTGAAGGTACTTACAGTGGAGGACTATTCCACACAAACACGCCGTATTCTCGAATCCGATACGGAAGAGAAAATCACACTTCCACAGGAAAATGTAATCAAGCTATTCCTTGAGAAGGATAGCTGGGTATGCCTGCGTCCATCCGGAACAGAACCAAAGATCAAGAGTTATTATGGTGTAAACAGTGCAAGCCGGGAAAGCAGTCTGGAGCTGTTAGAGAAGCTCAAAGCAGATCTTGGCAAATACCTGCAATAA
- a CDS encoding AI-2E family transporter translates to MTQKKWFQGLVAAVLTFTLILLIAKVDFIFQPLATYIGAIAFPMIAAGLLFYITKPLVRLLEKIRFPKWVAILTIFLLLIALVYFVYKFAAPIVQTQYQALVNNIPGITNQLTSIVDYWEENHSALPDQVEESIQNFATTLQSSLQDVPGYLIGFISSLVNFLFTLVLIPFFLFFMLKDGEKLIPFITKFFDKRKGASVKKLMEDLNHTLASFIQGQFIVSVCVGTMLFIGYVIIDLKYAFTLAIIGLVFNVIPFLGPYLAAVPAILVALFQEPKLAILAAVVMLIAQQIEGNLISPNVMGKALSIHPLTVITLILAAGNIAGFLGLLFVIPFYAVCKTIISHFYHEWVDYRMKKKSAAGVQAE, encoded by the coding sequence TTGACTCAGAAAAAATGGTTTCAAGGCCTTGTGGCCGCTGTTCTGACTTTCACACTTATACTGTTGATTGCGAAAGTCGATTTCATCTTCCAGCCTCTGGCTACATACATAGGAGCGATTGCATTCCCGATGATTGCAGCCGGCCTTCTATTCTATATCACCAAACCGCTCGTCCGGCTCCTGGAGAAAATCCGCTTCCCAAAATGGGTAGCCATCCTAACGATATTCCTGCTCTTGATTGCGCTGGTATATTTCGTCTACAAATTCGCTGCACCAATCGTGCAAACCCAATATCAGGCATTGGTGAATAACATCCCGGGCATCACAAATCAACTCACATCGATTGTGGACTATTGGGAGGAGAATCACTCTGCATTGCCTGATCAAGTAGAGGAATCCATCCAAAATTTCGCAACAACCTTACAATCCAGCTTGCAGGATGTTCCAGGTTATCTGATCGGTTTCATTTCCAGCCTGGTCAACTTCCTGTTCACATTGGTTTTGATACCCTTTTTCTTATTCTTTATGCTTAAAGACGGAGAAAAATTGATTCCATTTATAACAAAATTTTTCGATAAGAGAAAAGGTGCCAGTGTTAAGAAGCTGATGGAGGATTTGAATCATACGTTAGCATCCTTCATCCAAGGTCAGTTCATTGTATCGGTGTGTGTCGGCACGATGTTATTTATCGGATATGTGATTATCGATCTCAAGTATGCCTTCACTCTCGCTATTATCGGACTGGTCTTTAACGTCATTCCGTTTCTCGGTCCGTACCTAGCTGCTGTACCTGCTATTCTTGTTGCTTTATTCCAAGAACCAAAACTAGCTATCTTAGCTGCAGTCGTCATGCTCATTGCCCAGCAGATTGAAGGAAACCTGATTTCTCCGAATGTCATGGGAAAAGCACTGAGTATCCATCCGCTGACAGTTATCACGCTTATTCTGGCAGCCGGAAACATTGCTGGCTTCCTCGGTCTTCTGTTCGTCATCCCATTCTATGCCGTGTGCAAGACTATCATCTCCCACTTCTACCATGAATGGGTCGATTATAGGATGAAGAAAAAATCTGCTGCTGGAGTTCAAGCAGAATAG
- a CDS encoding MFS transporter, which translates to MVNNQPPLWTRAFIFLLLGNLFTFMSFQMLLPNLPPYIASIGGSSLQVGLVTTAFSIAAILIRPFIGHILLTKKRKTPILIGSFLLLVCAILYPFTQIVTLLLIFRFLHGAAWGWSTTTNGTAAVDLVPRRRVGEGMGYFGLSITIGMIIAPSVGIFLYQTYNFRTLILVSIVLGMVAFLFLALTRYAEPEALSRNQAQPPKFSFFKSLIEKKSAYPVFITFLTSFGYGSIVTYLVLFGQEQQLTGTFLFYLANALCATVSRPFTGRLFDAKGPWVLIMGCSVVAFLAMWILSIASANWYFIVSGALFGIGYGSMIPALQAWTISKTDVERSGIANGMYYSSIDFGIGLSAIILGILHQFVSTSTLFQMSSFLFLLVFLFTLTDFVIKRRRDQQLALNVKKL; encoded by the coding sequence ATGGTAAACAATCAGCCTCCCTTATGGACAAGAGCCTTCATTTTCTTATTGCTGGGCAATTTGTTCACTTTTATGAGCTTCCAGATGCTGCTGCCGAATCTGCCGCCGTATATCGCCTCCATTGGCGGCAGCAGCTTACAGGTTGGATTGGTAACAACAGCATTTTCGATTGCCGCAATTCTAATCAGGCCATTCATTGGCCATATCCTGCTGACGAAGAAAAGGAAAACGCCGATACTGATCGGTTCTTTCCTTTTGCTCGTCTGTGCAATTCTATATCCCTTCACCCAAATCGTTACACTTCTATTAATATTCCGCTTTCTGCATGGAGCAGCTTGGGGATGGAGCACCACCACAAATGGCACAGCCGCGGTTGACCTTGTACCGAGAAGGCGTGTCGGAGAAGGCATGGGTTATTTCGGTCTTTCTATTACTATCGGTATGATCATTGCACCAAGTGTCGGTATCTTCCTCTATCAAACTTATAACTTTCGGACGCTAATTCTCGTATCGATCGTACTTGGCATGGTTGCTTTTCTATTTCTGGCACTAACTCGATATGCTGAACCTGAAGCATTGTCACGAAACCAAGCCCAGCCGCCTAAATTTTCTTTTTTCAAGTCATTGATCGAGAAGAAAAGTGCCTATCCTGTATTCATTACGTTTCTTACATCATTCGGGTACGGTTCCATCGTCACTTATCTTGTCCTTTTTGGACAGGAACAGCAGCTTACTGGAACATTTCTCTTTTATTTAGCCAATGCGTTATGCGCAACGGTTTCCAGACCATTTACTGGCCGTTTGTTCGATGCCAAGGGACCTTGGGTGCTGATCATGGGTTGTTCCGTTGTTGCTTTCCTTGCCATGTGGATACTCAGCATAGCATCAGCTAACTGGTATTTCATCGTCTCCGGTGCCTTATTCGGAATCGGTTATGGGTCTATGATCCCCGCTTTGCAAGCGTGGACAATTTCCAAGACAGATGTAGAAAGAAGCGGCATTGCCAATGGTATGTATTATTCATCTATCGATTTTGGCATTGGTTTGAGTGCCATCATCCTTGGCATTCTGCATCAATTCGTTTCGACATCTACCCTGTTCCAAATGTCGAGTTTCCTATTTTTGCTTGTATTTTTGTTCACGTTGACCGATTTTGTTATCAAGCGTCGAAGAGATCAGCAGCTCGCTTTAAATGTAAAGAAATTATAA